In one Butyrivibrio proteoclasticus B316 genomic region, the following are encoded:
- a CDS encoding HAD family hydrolase has translation MFTRKTKEDKPVVAICYDFDKTLSPNDMQAQGYIQSVGYDVDEFWKDSNSVAFANEMDQNLAYMYKMLDEARGKFVFNKQALMDYGSKVELFKGVEEWFDRIRQYGADNGVIVEHYIISSGLKEMIEGTSIAKKGVFEQIYANSFYYDNRGEVKWPAQVVNYTNKTQFLFRIEKGVLNPNDPMVNDYIPLEEVRIPFRNMIYIGDSDTDVPCMRLVNAYGGHSIGVYNSETGDKTKVYKMMQEDRIRFFAPADYTDGSELDCLVKAIIDRTQANEKLHDIHNKMKREYLEAEKHKN, from the coding sequence ATGTTCACAAGGAAAACAAAGGAAGATAAGCCGGTTGTGGCTATCTGCTACGATTTTGATAAAACTCTTTCGCCTAATGATATGCAGGCTCAGGGGTACATACAGTCTGTAGGCTATGATGTTGATGAATTCTGGAAGGATTCCAACAGCGTTGCTTTTGCAAATGAGATGGACCAGAATCTTGCTTACATGTACAAGATGCTTGATGAAGCAAGGGGAAAATTTGTATTCAACAAGCAGGCACTTATGGACTATGGTTCTAAGGTTGAGCTCTTTAAGGGTGTTGAGGAGTGGTTTGACAGAATTCGTCAGTACGGCGCAGATAACGGTGTAATTGTTGAGCATTACATCATTTCTTCAGGCCTTAAGGAGATGATCGAGGGAACCTCAATTGCCAAGAAGGGCGTGTTTGAGCAGATCTACGCAAACAGCTTTTATTATGATAACAGGGGCGAGGTTAAGTGGCCGGCTCAGGTTGTCAACTACACCAACAAGACTCAGTTCCTCTTTAGAATTGAGAAGGGGGTCTTAAATCCAAATGATCCAATGGTCAACGATTACATTCCTCTTGAGGAAGTAAGAATTCCATTTAGAAATATGATCTACATTGGCGACAGTGATACGGATGTGCCATGCATGAGACTTGTAAATGCTTATGGCGGTCATTCTATCGGAGTTTATAACTCAGAGACAGGTGATAAGACCAAGGTTTACAAGATGATGCAGGAAGACAGGATCAGATTTTTTGCTCCTGCTGATTATACAGACGGAAGCGAGCTTGACTGCCTGGTTAAGGCAATCATCGACAGAACACAGGCTAATGAGAAACTTCACGATATTCATAACAAGATGAAGAGAGAGTATCTTGAGGCTGAGAAACACAAAAACTGA
- a CDS encoding glycosyltransferase — MSKLLIVNSVLGFGSTGKIVMNIAREYEQKGYEVKVAFGRIMKQAATSSDGKRAALYGNMGVRIGNDMDVYCHGILSRITDKHGLYSRMSTRKFLKWASEYDPDVLWMHNIHGYYINYEMLFDWIKSRPQMKVKWTLHDCWSFTGHCAHFAYVKCDKWKEGCHDCPQRATYPAAIRDNSVGNFRRKKAAFTGVSDMTLITPSEWLKDMVKQSYMSEYPVEVKYNTINTEVFRPVDNSFKRNHGIEDKKMILGVASFWNERKGLDDFIELDKKLRSIDESESTDLASEQNSAHGTEKGNRSKFKIVLVGLSEAQMEDLRKKGSDILGIPRTNSVSEIVEIYSAADVFVNPTYEDTFPTVNMEAEACGTPVITYDTGGCRETLKSDKSMVIPQSVDEIIEALGKMNV; from the coding sequence GTGAGCAAATTACTGATAGTAAATTCTGTTCTGGGCTTTGGCTCAACAGGCAAAATAGTCATGAACATAGCCAGGGAATACGAACAGAAGGGCTACGAGGTTAAGGTAGCATTTGGCAGGATCATGAAGCAGGCGGCAACGTCATCAGATGGCAAAAGAGCTGCTTTGTACGGAAATATGGGCGTGCGTATCGGAAACGATATGGACGTCTATTGTCATGGAATTCTTTCAAGGATCACAGATAAACACGGGCTTTATTCCAGGATGTCCACCAGGAAGTTCCTGAAATGGGCAAGTGAGTATGATCCGGACGTTTTGTGGATGCACAATATCCACGGCTACTATATCAACTATGAGATGTTGTTTGACTGGATCAAATCAAGGCCACAGATGAAGGTCAAGTGGACACTGCATGACTGCTGGTCTTTTACCGGGCACTGTGCACACTTTGCTTATGTTAAGTGTGATAAATGGAAAGAAGGGTGCCATGACTGCCCACAGCGTGCAACATACCCTGCGGCTATAAGGGATAACAGCGTAGGAAACTTTAGGCGTAAAAAAGCAGCTTTTACCGGAGTTTCTGATATGACTCTGATCACTCCATCCGAATGGCTTAAAGATATGGTGAAGCAAAGCTATATGTCAGAGTACCCTGTAGAAGTGAAGTACAACACGATAAATACTGAAGTTTTCAGGCCTGTGGATAACTCTTTTAAAAGGAATCATGGAATAGAGGATAAAAAGATGATCCTGGGAGTTGCCAGTTTCTGGAATGAGAGAAAAGGGTTGGATGATTTTATAGAGCTGGACAAGAAGCTGAGAAGTATTGATGAAAGCGAAAGTACAGACTTGGCATCAGAACAGAATAGTGCACATGGAACGGAAAAAGGTAACAGATCCAAATTCAAGATTGTGCTTGTGGGACTTAGCGAAGCGCAGATGGAAGACCTTAGAAAAAAGGGTTCAGATATATTGGGAATTCCGAGGACTAACAGTGTATCGGAAATCGTAGAGATTTATTCGGCAGCAGATGTGTTTGTTAATCCAACCTACGAGGATACCTTCCCCACTGTCAATATGGAGGCTGAGGCCTGCGGAACACCTGTAATTACATACGACACAGGCGGATGTAGAGAGACGCTTAAGTCGGATAAGAGCATGGTAATTCCACAGAGCGTTGATGAGATAATCGAGGCGCTTGGTAAAATGAATGTTTGA
- a CDS encoding DegT/DnrJ/EryC1/StrS family aminotransferase has product MSLDNTMKVPFVSFKPLEKELDGDLRVAFERVYENSWYIEGKEDEKFEASFAEYCKSKYCVGVGNGLDALMLALKALGVKEGDEVIVPSNTYIATALAVTYVGATPVFVEPDIRTFNIDPARIEEKITDKTVAIMPVHLYGQACDMDPIMEIAGKHDLYVVEDCAQAHGATYKGRVIGSFGNAAGFSFYPGKNLGALGDAGATVTNDKDLAAKIRALGNYGSDYKYHHIYKGNNSRLDEMQAAFLSAKLPHLDKVNVNRRSIADKYLKGITNPEVILPFVPDYAVPVWHIFGIRCKRRDELEKFLNYRGITTNKHYPIPMHLQECYKDLGYKEGDFPIAEEISTTELSIPMFYGMTDEQIQYVIDTINDFK; this is encoded by the coding sequence ATGAGTTTAGATAACACAATGAAAGTTCCTTTTGTAAGTTTTAAACCTTTGGAAAAAGAGCTTGATGGTGATCTTCGAGTAGCTTTTGAAAGAGTATACGAGAACAGCTGGTATATTGAGGGCAAAGAAGACGAAAAATTTGAAGCTTCATTTGCTGAATATTGTAAGAGCAAGTACTGTGTTGGAGTTGGAAACGGCCTCGACGCCCTGATGCTGGCACTTAAAGCCCTGGGAGTAAAGGAGGGGGATGAAGTAATTGTCCCATCTAATACATATATTGCTACAGCTCTTGCAGTAACTTACGTTGGAGCAACTCCTGTTTTTGTTGAGCCGGACATCAGGACTTTTAACATTGATCCTGCGCGTATTGAGGAAAAGATAACAGACAAAACTGTAGCTATTATGCCTGTACATCTTTATGGACAGGCTTGCGATATGGATCCTATTATGGAAATTGCCGGAAAGCATGACCTGTATGTGGTCGAAGACTGTGCTCAGGCTCATGGGGCTACATACAAGGGCAGGGTTATAGGCTCTTTTGGTAATGCCGCAGGCTTTAGTTTCTATCCGGGCAAGAATCTTGGTGCTCTTGGTGATGCCGGTGCAACAGTCACAAATGATAAAGATCTTGCTGCCAAGATCAGAGCTCTTGGCAATTACGGCTCTGATTATAAGTATCATCACATCTATAAAGGCAACAACTCAAGACTTGATGAGATGCAGGCAGCTTTTTTATCTGCCAAGCTTCCTCATCTTGATAAGGTTAATGTAAACAGACGCAGTATTGCAGATAAGTATCTGAAGGGCATTACAAATCCTGAGGTTATATTGCCTTTTGTACCTGACTATGCAGTTCCGGTGTGGCATATCTTTGGAATCCGCTGCAAGAGAAGGGATGAGCTTGAGAAGTTCCTGAATTACCGCGGAATCACAACTAACAAACACTATCCGATTCCTATGCACCTTCAGGAATGCTACAAGGATCTTGGCTATAAAGAGGGAGATTTCCCTATTGCTGAAGAAATCAGCACAACAGAACTTAGTATTCCTATGTTCTACGGAATGACTGATGAGCAGATTCAATATGTAATTGATACGATCAATGATTTCAAATAA